A window of Leclercia adecarboxylata contains these coding sequences:
- a CDS encoding helix-turn-helix transcriptional regulator produces MALMSDPVTTLQDDTRKQLGAFLRARRESLDPQRLGLPRSGRRRTPGLRREEVALLADVGVTWYTWLEQGRDVNPSSAVMAAVAKALQCTPTESRHLFLLAGLPPGEAPQGAVCCEGISEGTRRLLDTLMPKPASIQKPNFDIVAWNDSFGHLMGVDFNTIPPEDRNCIYLFLTHPAWRARLGKRDDVLPIFVSYFRAAMAEHRGDPQWEAKLARFFAVSEEFKALWHQRYDVRGVENQLKLFTHPELGDFNLQQMYWYSAPRNGSRLLVYLPVDEAGERVMAWLAAK; encoded by the coding sequence ATGGCGCTAATGTCTGACCCGGTCACCACGCTTCAGGATGACACCCGAAAACAGCTCGGGGCGTTTTTACGCGCCCGACGCGAAAGCCTGGACCCCCAGCGGCTTGGCCTGCCGCGCAGCGGCCGACGGCGCACCCCGGGCCTGCGCCGTGAGGAGGTGGCACTGCTGGCGGATGTCGGCGTGACCTGGTACACCTGGCTGGAGCAGGGCAGGGACGTGAATCCGTCCAGCGCGGTGATGGCTGCCGTGGCAAAGGCGCTGCAGTGTACACCGACCGAATCCCGCCACCTGTTCCTGCTGGCCGGGTTGCCGCCGGGCGAAGCGCCGCAGGGGGCGGTCTGCTGCGAGGGCATCAGCGAAGGCACCCGCCGTCTGCTGGATACCCTGATGCCAAAACCTGCCAGCATCCAGAAACCCAACTTCGATATCGTGGCGTGGAATGACAGCTTTGGCCATCTGATGGGGGTCGATTTCAACACCATCCCGCCGGAAGACCGCAACTGTATCTACCTCTTCCTCACCCATCCCGCCTGGCGCGCTCGCCTGGGCAAACGCGACGACGTGCTGCCGATTTTTGTCTCCTATTTTCGCGCGGCGATGGCCGAGCACCGGGGCGATCCGCAGTGGGAAGCGAAACTGGCGCGCTTCTTTGCCGTATCCGAAGAGTTTAAAGCCCTGTGGCATCAGCGCTACGACGTGCGCGGCGTGGAAAACCAGCTCAAGCTGTTCACCCATCCTGAACTGGGGGATTTTAATCTTCAGCAGATGTACTGGTACTCCGCCCCACGCAACGGCTCGCGACTGCTGGTCTATCTGCCGGTGGACGAGGCGGGGGAGAGGGTGATGGCGTGGCTGGCTGCAAAATAG
- a CDS encoding MBL fold metallo-hydrolase, which produces MKKRFIVSLVVVMIIASAATLPFVLNAGFGQPPQGEQLSEFTASPQYRDGQFHNTLPTPGFTGNKNMLAAWWDFLVTKRENARPAQPLPLVKTDLAKLPLDQETLVWLGHSSWYLQLAGKRILIDPVFSSYAAPFSFLNKAFAGEYPWSAEEMPDIDLLIISHDHYDHLDYATIKALLPKVKRVVTPLGVGSHLRYWGMAPSIVEERDWDQSVRISDDLTVHVLPARHFSGRGLKRNQTLWGSFMFVTPQRKVFYSGDSGYGPHFSAIGERFGNVDLAIMENGQYDQDWKYIHMHPAETAQAAADLNASAVVPGHSGRFVLAKHTWNDPLIKLAEASKDKKYRLLTPELGEPVRVDDATQQFRAWWE; this is translated from the coding sequence ATGAAAAAGCGTTTTATTGTTAGCCTGGTGGTGGTGATGATTATTGCATCTGCGGCAACCTTGCCGTTCGTACTGAATGCCGGATTCGGCCAGCCGCCGCAGGGCGAGCAGTTGAGTGAGTTTACCGCCTCGCCGCAGTATCGCGACGGCCAGTTCCATAACACCCTGCCGACCCCCGGCTTTACCGGCAACAAGAACATGCTGGCGGCGTGGTGGGATTTTCTGGTAACGAAGCGTGAGAACGCGCGTCCGGCACAGCCGCTGCCGCTGGTGAAGACCGATCTGGCAAAGCTACCCCTGGATCAGGAGACGCTGGTCTGGCTCGGCCACTCCTCGTGGTATCTGCAGCTGGCGGGTAAACGCATTCTGATCGACCCGGTGTTCAGCAGTTACGCTGCGCCGTTCTCCTTCCTCAACAAAGCCTTTGCCGGGGAGTATCCGTGGAGTGCGGAAGAGATGCCCGACATCGATCTGCTGATTATTTCGCACGATCACTACGATCACCTCGACTACGCCACCATCAAAGCGCTGCTGCCAAAAGTGAAACGGGTGGTCACGCCGCTTGGGGTGGGATCGCATCTGCGTTACTGGGGCATGGCGCCATCGATCGTTGAGGAGCGGGACTGGGACCAGTCGGTGCGTATCAGCGATGACCTGACCGTGCATGTCCTGCCGGCGCGCCACTTCTCCGGCCGCGGGCTGAAGCGCAACCAGACCCTGTGGGGCAGCTTTATGTTCGTCACCCCGCAGAGAAAGGTGTTCTACAGCGGTGACTCGGGCTACGGCCCGCACTTTAGCGCCATCGGGGAGCGGTTTGGCAACGTCGATCTGGCGATCATGGAGAACGGTCAGTACGACCAGGACTGGAAGTACATTCACATGCATCCTGCCGAAACGGCGCAGGCGGCTGCGGATCTGAATGCCAGCGCGGTCGTACCGGGCCACTCCGGGCGCTTTGTGCTGGCAAAACACACCTGGAACGACCCGCTGATCAAACTGGCAGAGGCCAGCAAGGATAAAAAATATCGCCTGCTGACCCCGGAGCTCGGGGAGCCGGTCCGGGTGGATGATGCCACGCAACAATTTCGCGCGTGGTGGGAATAA
- a CDS encoding TonB-dependent siderophore receptor, whose translation MFKNNKIMQAWLLSLATVSVAAQAENREETITVTQGTSEDPTAQVTGIVATKTLSSTKTSAEIVRTPQSVSVITRDQMNMQDVTSVSQALRYSAGVFTEYRGSSNRNDEVFVRGFSYVPKFLDGLSFGATASSQTGTIDPWLLERVELVRGPASVLFGQVNPGGLISMISKRPTAESIHNVQFRTGNNDLAEGAFDFGGKLSDDGRVLYRVNGIGRTQHNQVEDYKETRMAIAPAIAWYPNDQTRFTLLTSYQKDPDAGYRNFLPAYGTVKSVDGKYIPRDFNVSDPDYDQSWREQTMIGYELEHQFADNLTFRQNARYATIKQKYRYLVYATSAANSSLLTRRAQHEERTTNEFGLDNQLEYLANTGAISHTLLGGFDYKTSKDKQLLARGSGSQYDLDWQNPVYGVNVDESSFRIATDEQQNLDQMGLYLQDQMSWHNWEWLVSGRYDWSEVRTNDFTDNSFTQQNDSKLTWRTGLLYAFDFGLSPYVSYSTSFEPNLQTNRAPGVGPFKPTTGEQTEIGLKYQPVDTTLMTLALYDLTQDNVATYNSAEGWFENAGKVRSKGVEAEIHSTLMDNINLIGAYTYTDAKTESTTVAGTEGKTPARIPTHMASAFASYTLPGGALKSLTAGVGMRYIGTSYGDAKNSFKVPSVDLYDAMLSYDLGEMNRSLKGASVQFNVNNVADTKYVASCASDTACFYGIGRTMTATVNYRW comes from the coding sequence ATTTTTAAAAATAATAAGATAATGCAGGCATGGCTGCTGAGTCTGGCCACGGTTAGCGTGGCGGCTCAGGCAGAAAACAGAGAAGAAACCATTACGGTAACGCAGGGAACGAGTGAAGACCCCACTGCCCAGGTGACGGGAATTGTGGCAACCAAAACCCTCTCCTCCACCAAGACCAGCGCGGAGATCGTGAGGACACCGCAGTCGGTATCGGTGATCACCCGCGATCAGATGAACATGCAGGACGTAACGTCCGTATCGCAGGCGCTACGCTACTCGGCGGGCGTGTTTACCGAGTACCGCGGATCCTCTAACCGTAACGATGAAGTGTTTGTGCGTGGCTTTAGCTATGTGCCGAAATTCCTCGACGGCTTAAGTTTCGGTGCCACCGCCTCGTCACAGACAGGAACGATTGACCCCTGGTTGCTGGAGCGGGTGGAGCTGGTGCGTGGCCCGGCCTCGGTCCTGTTTGGCCAGGTCAATCCGGGTGGGTTGATCAGCATGATCAGCAAGCGCCCTACTGCTGAATCTATTCACAACGTTCAGTTCCGCACCGGCAATAACGATCTCGCGGAGGGGGCGTTTGATTTTGGTGGCAAGCTCAGCGATGACGGTCGCGTGCTCTATCGCGTGAACGGTATCGGCCGCACCCAGCATAATCAGGTGGAGGATTATAAAGAGACGCGCATGGCGATTGCGCCAGCGATCGCCTGGTACCCGAACGATCAGACCCGCTTTACGCTGTTGACCAGCTACCAGAAAGATCCCGATGCGGGATACCGCAACTTCCTGCCCGCGTACGGCACGGTAAAGAGCGTCGACGGTAAATACATCCCGCGCGATTTTAACGTCAGCGATCCGGACTACGACCAATCCTGGCGCGAGCAGACGATGATCGGCTATGAGCTGGAGCATCAGTTCGCTGATAACCTTACCTTCCGCCAGAACGCGCGTTACGCCACCATCAAGCAGAAGTATCGTTATCTGGTCTACGCCACCAGCGCCGCCAACAGTTCTCTGTTGACCCGCCGCGCCCAGCATGAAGAGCGCACCACCAATGAATTTGGCCTTGATAACCAGCTGGAGTATCTGGCGAATACCGGTGCCATCAGCCACACCCTGCTCGGCGGTTTCGACTATAAAACCAGCAAAGATAAACAGCTCCTGGCGCGCGGAAGCGGTTCGCAGTATGACCTCGACTGGCAAAATCCAGTTTACGGGGTGAATGTGGACGAAAGCAGCTTCAGGATTGCCACCGACGAGCAGCAAAATCTCGATCAGATGGGGCTGTATCTGCAGGACCAGATGAGCTGGCATAACTGGGAGTGGCTGGTCTCCGGGCGTTATGACTGGAGCGAAGTGCGCACCAACGACTTCACCGATAACAGCTTCACTCAGCAGAATGACAGTAAACTCACCTGGCGTACCGGTCTGCTGTACGCGTTCGACTTTGGTCTCTCGCCCTACGTCAGCTATAGCACCTCGTTTGAACCGAACCTGCAAACCAACCGGGCGCCGGGCGTGGGGCCGTTTAAACCGACCACCGGGGAGCAAACCGAAATCGGCCTGAAGTATCAGCCGGTCGATACCACCCTGATGACTCTGGCGCTGTACGATTTAACCCAGGATAACGTGGCGACCTACAACAGCGCCGAAGGCTGGTTCGAGAACGCAGGTAAGGTGCGCTCGAAGGGCGTTGAGGCGGAGATCCACTCCACGCTGATGGACAACATCAACCTTATTGGCGCTTACACTTACACGGATGCGAAAACCGAGAGCACAACGGTGGCGGGAACCGAAGGCAAAACGCCTGCGCGTATTCCGACGCATATGGCGTCGGCTTTCGCCAGCTACACCCTACCCGGCGGCGCGCTGAAAAGCCTGACCGCAGGCGTGGGCATGCGCTACATCGGCACCAGCTACGGCGACGCGAAGAACAGCTTCAAAGTGCCATCGGTCGATCTGTATGACGCTATGCTGAGCTACGATCTGGGGGAGATGAACAGGAGCCTGAAAGGGGCCAGCGTGCAGTTCAACGTCAACAACGTGGCGGATACGAAGTACGTTGCCTCATGCGCAAGCGATACGGCGTGCTTCTACGGCATTGGTCGTACGATGACGGCGACGGTGAATTACCGCTGGTAA
- a CDS encoding RamA family antibiotic efflux transcriptional regulator, with the protein MTISAQVIDTIVEWIDDNLHQPLRIDEIARHAGYSKWHLQRLFLQYKGESLGRYIRERKLKLAARDLRESDEKVYDICLRYGFDSQQTFTRVFTRTFNQPPGAYRKDNHSRAH; encoded by the coding sequence GTGACTATTTCCGCTCAGGTTATCGACACTATCGTCGAATGGATTGACGACAACCTTCATCAGCCGTTGCGTATTGATGAGATTGCCCGACATGCGGGCTACTCTAAATGGCACCTGCAGCGGCTGTTTTTGCAGTACAAAGGGGAAAGCCTGGGGCGCTATATTCGAGAACGCAAGCTGAAGCTGGCGGCGCGGGATCTGCGTGAGTCAGATGAAAAGGTGTACGACATCTGCCTGCGCTACGGCTTCGACTCCCAGCAGACCTTTACCCGCGTCTTCACCCGCACCTTCAACCAGCCGCCCGGCGCGTATCGCAAGGATAACCACAGCCGGGCGCACTGA
- a CDS encoding MmcQ/YjbR family DNA-binding protein encodes MDSKTLAAHAKQVALDLPFTEHCWPFGPEYDVFKVGGKIFMLMGVAHGRLHVSLKSDPQKSLLNQQIYRGIEPGYHLNKKHWISVYGVDDITPELVADLVKDSWHLVVDKLPKKEQRRLRPGV; translated from the coding sequence ATGGACAGTAAAACGCTCGCGGCCCATGCAAAGCAGGTGGCGCTGGATCTGCCCTTTACCGAGCACTGCTGGCCGTTTGGCCCGGAATACGACGTGTTTAAAGTGGGCGGCAAAATTTTTATGCTGATGGGCGTGGCGCACGGACGCCTGCACGTCAGCCTGAAGTCCGATCCGCAAAAATCGCTGCTTAACCAGCAGATCTACCGGGGGATCGAGCCCGGATATCATCTGAATAAAAAGCACTGGATCTCAGTGTACGGGGTGGACGATATCACCCCTGAACTGGTGGCCGACCTGGTTAAAGATTCATGGCATCTGGTGGTGGATAAGCTGCCGAAAAAAGAACAACGACGGCTGCGTCCGGGCGTTTAA
- the nfsB gene encoding oxygen-insensitive NAD(P)H nitroreductase — translation MDIISVALKRHSTKAFDPSKKLTADQAEQIKTLLQYSPSSTNSQPWHFIVASTEEGKARVAKSAAGGFVFNERKMLDASHVVVFCAKTAMDDAWLTRVVDQEEADGRFATPEAKAANHKGRTFFADLHRVDLKDDDQWMAKQVYLNVGNFLLGVGAMGLDAVPIEGFDAAVLDEEFGLKEKGFTSLVVVPVGHHSVEDFNATLPKSRLPLSTIVTEC, via the coding sequence ATGGATATCATCTCTGTTGCCTTAAAGCGTCACTCAACGAAGGCCTTTGACCCGAGCAAAAAACTGACTGCCGACCAGGCGGAACAGATTAAAACGTTGCTGCAGTACAGCCCCTCCAGCACCAACTCGCAGCCGTGGCACTTTATTGTCGCCAGCACCGAGGAAGGTAAAGCCCGCGTGGCCAAATCCGCAGCCGGTGGCTTTGTGTTTAACGAACGCAAAATGCTGGATGCCTCTCACGTAGTGGTATTCTGCGCCAAAACCGCGATGGACGACGCCTGGCTGACCCGCGTGGTGGATCAGGAAGAGGCCGATGGCCGCTTCGCCACCCCGGAAGCGAAAGCCGCTAACCACAAGGGCCGCACCTTCTTCGCCGATCTGCACCGTGTCGATCTGAAAGATGACGACCAGTGGATGGCGAAACAGGTTTACCTGAACGTCGGCAACTTCCTGCTGGGCGTGGGCGCGATGGGCCTGGATGCGGTGCCGATTGAAGGCTTTGACGCCGCTGTCCTCGACGAAGAGTTCGGCCTGAAAGAGAAAGGCTTTACCAGCCTGGTGGTGGTGCCGGTTGGGCATCACAGCGTGGAAGATTTTAACGCCACGCTGCCGAAATCACGTCTGCCGCTGAGCACGATTGTGACTGAGTGCTAA
- a CDS encoding mechanosensitive ion channel family protein: protein MQEFISLVEETGIEINHTTGLVIIFGLIFLTALIIHFILHKVVLRAFEKRARASSHLWLQIITQNKLFYRLAFTLQGIIVNIQAKLWLQSGSDAAVMLTTCAKLWMMVYALLTFFSLLDVIFNLSQKMAAASQLPLKGIFQGIKLVSAILVGILIISLLIGQSPAILISGLGAMAAVLMLVFKDPVLGLVAGIQLSANDMLKLGDWLEMPKYGANGTVTDIGLTTVKVRNFDNTITTIPTWALVSDAFINWSGMSASGGRRIKRSLNIDTTSVHFLNEQEQQQLIQAKLLKPYMATRHEEIALWNQQNGEGQSVLNLRRMTNIGTFRAYLNEYLRNHPNIRKDMTLMVRQLAPDTNGLPIEIYAFTNTVIWAEYEAIQADIFDHILAVIDEFGLRIHQSPTGNDIRSLADALGK from the coding sequence ATGCAGGAGTTTATTTCCTTGGTCGAAGAGACAGGTATTGAAATTAATCACACCACTGGCCTGGTGATTATTTTTGGACTTATCTTTCTGACTGCACTCATTATTCATTTTATATTACACAAAGTGGTTTTGCGGGCATTTGAAAAACGCGCCCGGGCCAGTAGCCATTTATGGCTACAGATCATTACCCAGAATAAATTATTTTACCGTCTGGCCTTTACCCTGCAGGGGATAATCGTCAACATCCAGGCGAAACTGTGGCTGCAAAGCGGCAGCGACGCGGCAGTGATGTTAACCACCTGCGCGAAACTGTGGATGATGGTGTATGCCCTGCTCACCTTTTTCTCGCTGCTGGACGTCATTTTCAATCTGTCACAAAAGATGGCCGCCGCCTCGCAATTGCCGCTGAAAGGGATCTTCCAGGGCATTAAGCTGGTGAGCGCCATACTGGTCGGGATCCTGATTATCTCCCTGCTGATTGGCCAGTCTCCCGCCATTCTGATTAGCGGCCTGGGTGCGATGGCGGCTGTGTTAATGCTGGTGTTCAAAGACCCGGTTCTGGGGCTGGTCGCCGGTATACAGCTCTCGGCGAACGATATGCTCAAGCTCGGCGACTGGCTGGAGATGCCGAAATACGGCGCTAACGGCACGGTAACCGATATCGGCCTGACCACCGTGAAGGTGCGCAATTTTGATAATACCATCACCACCATACCCACCTGGGCGCTGGTGTCCGATGCCTTTATCAACTGGAGCGGGATGTCGGCCTCCGGCGGTCGACGGATTAAGCGCAGCCTGAATATCGACACCACCAGCGTTCATTTTCTCAACGAACAGGAACAGCAGCAGCTGATTCAGGCGAAGCTGCTCAAACCTTATATGGCCACCCGCCATGAGGAAATTGCGCTGTGGAATCAGCAGAATGGTGAAGGCCAATCGGTACTCAACCTGCGCAGGATGACCAATATTGGCACCTTCCGCGCTTACCTGAATGAATATCTGCGAAACCATCCGAATATCCGCAAGGATATGACCCTGATGGTGCGCCAGTTAGCCCCGGACACGAACGGTCTGCCAATAGAAATATATGCGTTTACCAACACGGTAATCTGGGCGGAATATGAGGCGATTCAGGCCGATATCTTCGACCATATACTTGCGGTGATCGATGAATTTGGCCTGCGTATTCACCAGTCGCCAACCGGGAACGATATTCGTTCCCTGGCAGACGCGCTGGGGAAATAA
- a CDS encoding DUF1158 domain-containing protein, which produces MKHPLESLLTAGGILLMAFLSVLLLPAPSLGLVVAQKLMSTFHLMDLNQLYTLLFCLWFLVLGAIEFFVLRFIWRRWFSRAS; this is translated from the coding sequence ATGAAGCACCCGTTAGAATCGCTGTTAACGGCAGGCGGCATCTTACTGATGGCCTTTCTCTCCGTTTTGCTGTTGCCTGCTCCGTCGCTTGGGCTGGTGGTGGCGCAAAAGCTGATGAGCACCTTCCATCTGATGGATCTCAACCAGCTTTACACCCTCCTCTTCTGCCTGTGGTTTTTGGTGCTCGGCGCCATTGAATTTTTTGTGCTGCGTTTCATCTGGCGCCGCTGGTTTTCACGGGCGTCGTAA
- a CDS encoding TetR/AcrR family transcriptional regulator — translation MARPKSEDKKLALLDAATTAFAQSGIAASTALIARSAGVAEGTLFRYFATKDDLLNALYLHLKQDLCQTMLANMDRALTQPKEHTRNIWNSYVDWGIRNPVAHGAIRQLGVSEKINAETEQAVHEMFPELHELCRRSIRPVFMSEAFRLFGDALFLSLAETTMAFATREPARAGEFKSLGFEAMWRALAEEDSDGQ, via the coding sequence GTGGCTCGTCCGAAAAGTGAAGATAAAAAACTGGCGTTGCTGGACGCGGCAACTACCGCTTTTGCCCAGTCAGGCATTGCGGCGTCTACCGCGTTAATCGCCCGCAGCGCGGGGGTGGCAGAAGGCACCCTGTTTCGCTATTTCGCTACCAAAGACGACCTGCTTAACGCCCTCTATCTGCACCTTAAACAGGATCTGTGCCAGACCATGCTGGCGAATATGGACAGGGCCCTCACCCAGCCGAAAGAGCATACCCGCAATATCTGGAACAGCTACGTTGACTGGGGGATCCGTAACCCGGTAGCCCACGGCGCTATCCGCCAGCTTGGGGTCAGCGAGAAAATCAACGCGGAAACCGAACAGGCGGTGCATGAGATGTTCCCGGAGCTGCACGAGCTGTGCCGTCGCTCGATTCGCCCGGTGTTTATGTCTGAAGCATTTCGTCTGTTTGGCGACGCGCTGTTCCTGTCGCTGGCGGAGACCACCATGGCTTTCGCTACCCGGGAACCGGCCCGCGCCGGTGAATTTAAGTCGCTGGGTTTTGAGGCCATGTGGCGCGCGCTGGCCGAAGAGGATTCCGATGGACAGTAA
- a CDS encoding alpha/beta hydrolase-fold protein has protein sequence MKRAWSGLLLGIGALPAVAATCEQSSLQGDVQGKFDASGEVCFSLPELGENYVSATLNGVTDARLLDSQNRRLRTLIESGPADGEHTLLFALPVKQNSSLVLHGEAGKPWRFQWRMKETSALPRMQMLSPESPTLQGLAKTIAAGGSTDAFWQAQIRQGTPMVEPVDARHKRVTFLWRGARGNVFILGSPAGDHDPLFRLGKSDVWFRSYVVPADTVMQYKLAPDVPTIDGSPREQRRAILVSAQADPLNPNTFGEQKTDRWNRYSLLDLTPARYCSVQATAKPLIQGSLSRQRLTSTILGNSREVMIYKPRSAQPARWTLILFDGQIYQDDYHFANVLDGLIARHHLPPVNVVFIDSLDHARRSKELPPNADFADFMAHELLPWLRGQGVALQRQKTVLAGSSYGGIASSWVALRYPRLFGNVLSLSGSYWWAPKGEKPGWLTRQYQQSPQYPVRFWLQAGKFETTGPGGGIYRTTLDFEQVLRQKGYRVSFHPWSSGHDYAAWCEALVHGMRDFTGLRRP, from the coding sequence ATGAAGAGAGCATGGAGTGGGTTGTTATTAGGGATCGGGGCACTGCCCGCCGTGGCGGCGACGTGCGAACAGTCCTCCCTGCAGGGAGACGTTCAGGGAAAGTTTGATGCCAGCGGTGAAGTCTGTTTTAGCCTGCCGGAGCTCGGTGAAAACTATGTTTCGGCCACGCTGAACGGTGTAACCGATGCCCGTCTGCTGGACAGCCAGAATCGCCGTCTTCGCACGCTGATCGAGAGCGGGCCTGCCGACGGTGAACACACCCTGCTGTTTGCCCTGCCGGTAAAGCAGAACAGCTCGCTGGTGCTGCATGGCGAAGCAGGCAAGCCCTGGCGTTTTCAGTGGCGGATGAAAGAGACCTCTGCGCTACCGCGTATGCAAATGCTGTCGCCTGAAAGCCCCACGCTACAGGGGCTGGCTAAAACGATTGCTGCCGGTGGGAGTACCGATGCGTTCTGGCAGGCGCAAATTCGGCAGGGAACGCCGATGGTGGAGCCGGTAGACGCGCGCCACAAGCGTGTCACCTTCCTGTGGCGCGGCGCGCGCGGCAACGTCTTTATTCTCGGTTCTCCGGCGGGGGATCACGATCCGCTGTTCCGCCTGGGGAAAAGTGACGTCTGGTTTCGCAGCTACGTCGTGCCCGCCGACACGGTGATGCAGTACAAGCTCGCCCCGGATGTGCCGACAATCGACGGCTCTCCCCGAGAACAGCGACGCGCGATCCTCGTCAGCGCCCAGGCCGATCCGCTAAACCCGAATACCTTTGGTGAACAGAAGACGGATCGCTGGAACCGCTATTCACTGCTCGATCTCACCCCGGCGCGCTATTGTTCCGTTCAGGCTACGGCGAAGCCACTGATACAAGGTTCGCTGAGCCGCCAGAGACTGACCAGCACTATTCTGGGTAATTCCCGCGAAGTGATGATCTACAAACCGCGCAGCGCGCAACCTGCACGCTGGACGTTAATCCTCTTTGACGGGCAGATCTATCAGGACGACTACCACTTCGCCAACGTGCTGGATGGCCTGATTGCCCGCCACCATCTCCCGCCGGTTAACGTGGTGTTTATCGACAGTCTCGATCACGCCAGGCGTAGTAAAGAGCTGCCGCCGAACGCGGATTTTGCCGACTTTATGGCCCATGAACTGCTGCCGTGGTTACGCGGGCAGGGGGTAGCCCTGCAGCGGCAGAAAACCGTGCTGGCGGGGTCAAGCTACGGCGGGATTGCCTCGTCATGGGTGGCGCTGCGCTATCCGCGTCTGTTTGGCAATGTGCTGAGCCTGTCCGGCTCGTACTGGTGGGCGCCAAAAGGAGAGAAGCCGGGCTGGCTGACGCGTCAGTACCAGCAGTCTCCACAGTATCCGGTACGCTTCTGGCTGCAGGCCGGGAAGTTCGAAACCACCGGGCCTGGCGGGGGGATCTATCGCACGACCCTGGATTTTGAACAGGTCTTGCGGCAGAAAGGCTACCGCGTCAGCTTCCATCCGTGGTCCAGCGGCCACGACTACGCGGCCTGGTGTGAAGCCCTGGTCCACGGCATGCGCGATTTTACCGGCTTACGACGCCCGTGA
- a CDS encoding MFS transporter encodes MNTSVVSPGRAGLILLLTGQMLPLIDTSITNVALDAITHSLHATATELELIVALYGVAFAVCLALGSKLGDNLGRRRLFMWGVASFGLASLLCGMAGNIEQLLAARIVQGAGAALIMPQILATLHVTLKGTAHARAISLFGGIGGIAFIVGQMGGGWLVSADIAGLGWRNAFFINVPICLLVLALSRRFVPETRRDTPSRIDWQGTALLAAILCCLLFPMALGPQWHWSWPLKAALIAIIPLAWLMALNARKKEREDAHPLIPPRLMQLGSIRFGVLIAMLFFSVWSGFMFCMALTMQTGLGMAPWQSGNSFIALGVTYFVSAWFAPRLIARYSTSTILLTGLAIQITGLLALIATFRLWGMDNTALTLAPATGLVGYGQALIVNSFYRIGMRDIQPDDAGAASAILSTLQQAALGLGPAIFGAILLHALHSHHGDYAEAINVFLVVETGMMIVLALATLRLRHRLCLPVVKACQAAK; translated from the coding sequence ATGAATACGTCAGTTGTTTCACCGGGTCGCGCAGGCCTGATATTGCTGTTAACCGGCCAGATGCTGCCGCTGATTGATACCTCGATCACCAACGTGGCGCTGGACGCCATCACCCACTCGCTGCATGCCACCGCCACCGAGCTGGAGCTGATTGTAGCCCTTTATGGCGTGGCCTTCGCCGTCTGCCTGGCGCTCGGCAGCAAGCTGGGGGATAACCTCGGTCGCCGTCGTCTGTTTATGTGGGGCGTGGCGAGCTTTGGTCTGGCCTCGCTGCTGTGCGGGATGGCGGGCAACATCGAGCAGCTGCTGGCTGCGCGCATTGTGCAGGGCGCCGGGGCGGCGCTGATTATGCCGCAAATTCTCGCCACCCTTCATGTCACCCTGAAAGGCACCGCCCATGCCAGAGCCATCAGCCTGTTTGGCGGCATCGGCGGGATCGCGTTTATCGTCGGGCAGATGGGCGGTGGCTGGCTGGTATCGGCGGATATCGCCGGGCTGGGCTGGCGCAACGCCTTCTTTATCAACGTGCCAATCTGCCTGCTGGTGCTGGCCCTGAGCCGCCGTTTTGTTCCGGAGACCCGTCGCGATACCCCGTCGCGCATTGACTGGCAGGGCACCGCGTTACTCGCCGCGATCCTCTGCTGCCTGCTGTTCCCGATGGCGCTGGGGCCGCAGTGGCACTGGTCCTGGCCGCTGAAGGCGGCGTTGATCGCCATCATCCCTCTGGCCTGGTTAATGGCGCTGAATGCGCGGAAAAAAGAGCGGGAGGATGCCCACCCGCTGATCCCGCCGCGCCTGATGCAGCTCGGCAGCATCCGTTTCGGGGTGCTGATTGCAATGCTCTTTTTCAGCGTCTGGTCCGGGTTTATGTTCTGCATGGCGCTCACCATGCAGACCGGGCTGGGGATGGCCCCGTGGCAGTCCGGGAACAGCTTTATCGCCCTCGGCGTGACCTATTTCGTCTCGGCCTGGTTCGCCCCACGCCTGATTGCCCGCTACAGCACCAGCACGATTTTGCTGACCGGGCTGGCTATCCAGATAACCGGCCTGCTGGCGCTGATCGCCACCTTCCGCCTCTGGGGAATGGACAATACGGCCCTGACCCTGGCGCCTGCGACCGGACTGGTCGGCTACGGTCAGGCTTTGATTGTGAACAGCTTCTACCGTATCGGCATGCGTGATATTCAGCCCGACGACGCCGGGGCCGCCAGCGCCATCCTCAGCACCCTACAGCAGGCGGCGCTGGGCCTGGGTCCGGCGATCTTCGGCGCAATTTTGCTCCACGCCCTGCACAGCCATCACGGGGATTACGCGGAGGCGATCAACGTCTTCCTGGTGGTGGAAACGGGGATGATGATCGTGCTGGCGCTGGCCACCCTGCGGCTGCGCCATCGCCTGTGCCTGCCGGTGGTGAAGGCCTGCCAGGCCGCTAAATAA